The window TCGACGGTGTCATCTCCCAGAGGATCATCGACGTATCGTCCGAGAAGGGCATCAAGATCGTCGTCGGAACCCGCAAGGGCAACATCTCCAAGATGCCTGCCGACGTTACCATCTGGACCAAGGAAGACCTCGTCTGATTACCATGGCCAAACAGAAGCATGTCGACACATGGGATGACGTGAAGGCGCTGAAATCCACCGCCGACATCCTCATCCCCAAGGATCCTCTCGACAGGGTCCTCGGACAGGAGGAGGCCATCGAGCTGGCCAAGATCGCCGCGAAGCAGAGGAGGCATCTCCTGCTGGTCGGACCTCCCGGAACCGGAAAGTCCATGATAGCCCGTGCGCTGTCCATGAACCTCCCGGCACCCAAGCAGGAGATCCGCGTGGCGAAGAACCCGGAGAACCCGGAGAGGCCGCTGCTGATGGTCATGGACGCCGAAGAGGTGCTGAAGGAGGAGGACATCAAGGCCGCCTCCATCGGCATACTCCTGAAGCCCGAGGAGGCCCCGCCCAACGTCGCGGAGCACCTCGGATACAAGTGCAAGAACTGCGGAGGATACTCCCTCCCCACGGACATCACCTGCCCGCACTGCAGCCACACCAAGCTGGATTCCACCGCTAACAAGAGCAACCCGTTCCAGGACATCATAAGCAACCTGGGAGGGATGCTGGATGTGGCACTGCCGGAGGTCACCGCCGGTAAGGAGAAGGTCACAACCCGCGACAGGAACGACGAGCAGGTCATCTTCGAGCGTGCCGGGGACAAGATCCGCAAGCTCGACCAGGCCGCCATCGACAAGCGCGCCGAGCTCCAGAGCACCAGCAATGAGAAGGTCCTCGTCAAGCTGAGGAGGAACCCGTTCGTGCTCGCCACAGGGGCTTCCGAGACGGAGCTGCTGGGTGACGTGCGCCACGACCCCTACGGAGGTCACGAGAAGCTCGGATCCCCCGCATACGAGAGAATAGTCGCCGGAGCGATCCACGAGGCCCACGAGGGTGTTCTCTTCATAGACGAGATCTCCCACCTCAAGGAGCTCCAGAGGTACATCCTCACCGCGATGCAGGACAAGGTCTTCCCCATCACGG of the methanogenic archaeon mixed culture ISO4-G1 genome contains:
- a CDS encoding ATP-dependent protease; translation: MAKQKHVDTWDDVKALKSTADILIPKDPLDRVLGQEEAIELAKIAAKQRRHLLLVGPPGTGKSMIARALSMNLPAPKQEIRVAKNPENPERPLLMVMDAEEVLKEEDIKAASIGILLKPEEAPPNVAEHLGYKCKNCGGYSLPTDITCPHCSHTKLDSTANKSNPFQDIISNLGGMLDVALPEVTAGKEKVTTRDRNDEQVIFERAGDKIRKLDQAAIDKRAELQSTSNEKVLVKLRRNPFVLATGASETELLGDVRHDPYGGHEKLGSPAYERIVAGAIHEAHEGVLFIDEISHLKELQRYILTAMQDKVFPITGRNPQSAGASVKVDSVPCDFILVAACNIQDLENILSPLRSRIIGNGYEVLVDIAMPDTPHNRARYAQFVAQEVQIDGHIPHATIDAVEKIIAEGKRRAKLDNQNNSLTLRLRELGGLIRSAGDIAVLEGAKFITGEHIDRALRRSRSVEEQIKERYGSYNKGLSKDVSSAQKERSSYYFETEHVDDSMFS